The Pseudophaeobacter arcticus DSM 23566 genome includes a region encoding these proteins:
- a CDS encoding crotonase/enoyl-CoA hydratase family protein translates to MPDFSTLTISQDADTPSIARLVLNRPERFNAINDDLPGELRTAVEWAEDNDEVHVIVLEGAGKGFCGGYDLVDYAESDIEHPCQQESDPWDPMVDYRAMKRNTENFMSLWRCTKPTIAKVHGAAVAGGSDIALCCDLLVMADDARIGYMPTRVWGCPTTAMWTFRLGPARAKQMMFTGNMITGTQAADWGLANLSCPVEELESETMRLAKRIAGVPRGHLAMHKIVVNQVMLAQGLEQAQMSATVFDGITRHNPEGLWFRRYAQSEGFKAAIEWRDSGRPIPEGDEARRMIRDMERASGKQS, encoded by the coding sequence ATGCCAGACTTCAGCACGCTCACAATTTCGCAGGACGCCGATACGCCAAGCATCGCGCGCCTCGTCTTGAACCGGCCAGAGCGATTTAACGCCATCAACGACGATCTGCCGGGGGAGCTGCGCACTGCTGTCGAATGGGCCGAGGACAACGACGAGGTCCATGTCATCGTCCTTGAGGGTGCCGGTAAGGGGTTCTGCGGCGGATATGATCTCGTGGACTACGCCGAAAGTGATATCGAGCACCCCTGCCAGCAGGAAAGTGATCCTTGGGACCCGATGGTCGATTATCGGGCCATGAAAAGAAACACGGAAAACTTCATGAGCTTATGGCGTTGCACCAAGCCGACTATTGCGAAGGTTCATGGTGCAGCTGTGGCGGGTGGCAGCGATATCGCGCTGTGCTGCGATTTGCTCGTCATGGCTGATGACGCGCGGATCGGTTACATGCCCACACGGGTCTGGGGCTGCCCCACGACCGCAATGTGGACCTTCCGTCTGGGGCCGGCACGCGCAAAACAGATGATGTTTACCGGCAACATGATCACCGGAACTCAGGCCGCAGACTGGGGGCTTGCAAATCTGAGCTGCCCTGTCGAGGAGCTGGAAAGCGAGACGATGAGGCTGGCCAAGCGCATCGCTGGCGTGCCTCGGGGACACCTCGCAATGCATAAAATTGTCGTCAATCAGGTGATGCTGGCGCAGGGCCTTGAGCAAGCACAAATGAGCGCCACGGTTTTTGACGGGATAACCCGCCACAATCCCGAAGGGCTGTGGTTCAGAAGATACGCCCAGAGCGAAGGCTTCAAGGCAGCGATCGAATGGCGCGACAGCGGACGGCCCATTCCAGAGGGCGATGAAGCAAGACGCATGATCCGAGACATGGAACGGGCGTCGGGCAAACAGAGCTAA
- the ssb gene encoding single-stranded DNA-binding protein — translation MAGSVNKVILIGNLGRDPEVRSFQNGGKVCNLRIATSENWKDRNTGERRERTEWHSVAIFNEGLVRVAEQYLRKGSKVYIEGQLQTRKWQDQSGNDRYSTEVVLQGFGSTLTMLDGRGEGGGAGGGGGASYGGGQDSGYGGGGGYDSGAQQGGGFGGGSSGPSHNIDDDEIPF, via the coding sequence ATGGCCGGCTCAGTCAACAAAGTCATCCTCATCGGTAACCTGGGGCGCGACCCGGAAGTGCGGTCGTTTCAGAACGGTGGCAAAGTCTGCAATCTGCGCATTGCAACCTCGGAAAACTGGAAAGATCGCAACACTGGTGAGCGCCGCGAGCGTACCGAATGGCATTCGGTTGCGATCTTCAACGAGGGCCTTGTCCGCGTCGCCGAGCAATACCTGCGCAAAGGCTCCAAAGTCTATATCGAGGGTCAGCTGCAAACCCGCAAATGGCAGGATCAAAGCGGCAATGACCGCTATTCCACCGAAGTGGTGTTGCAGGGCTTTGGCTCGACACTGACAATGCTCGACGGGCGTGGCGAAGGTGGTGGCGCAGGCGGCGGTGGCGGCGCCAGCTACGGCGGCGGCCAGGACAGCGGTTATGGCGGTGGCGGTGGCTACGACAGCGGTGCGCAGCAGGGTGGCGGCTTTGGTGGCGGCAGCAGCGGCCCCTCGCACAACATCGACGACGACGAGATCCCGTTCTAA